The nucleotide sequence ATCTGTTTGGTACTTTGCAGGCCAATCAACCATGTCTAACTGAGTCTGTGCCACCAAGTAATTCCTTCCAACAGCTGATGTTTCAAGTGAGAGGTTacttatagaagcatagaaacaaggtgcaggagtaggccattcggcccttcgagcctgcaccaccattcaatatgaacatggctgatcatgcaagttcagtaccccattcctgctttctctccataccccttgattcctttagccgtaagggccacatctaactcccttttgaatatatctaacgagctggcctcaacaactttctgtggtagagaattccacaggttcacaattctctgagtgaagaagtttctcctcatctcagtcctaaatggcttaccccttatccttagactgtgacccctagttctggacttccccaacatcaggaacattcttcctgcatctaacctgtccaatcccgtcagaattttatatgtttctatgagatcccctctcattcttctaatttccagtgaatattcatgttcagccatgaactcattgaatggcggtgcaggctcgaagggccgaatggcctactcctgcacctattttctatgtttaatataagcctagtcgatccagtcttcatatgtcagtcatgccatcccaggaatcagtctggtgaaccttcgctgcactccctcaatagcaagatttgtcaagcatgatttccttttcacaaatccatgctgacttggaccgatcctgtcactgctttccaaatgcgctgctgttacatctttaataattgatttagcagtctttcttgataggaacgtccatccaccaccataaacatccaccgtggctgcagtgtgcactatctacagaatgtgctgcagcaacttgccaagacttctttggcagcacttcctAAACATACAACCTCCATCACCTAAAAGGACAATGCCAGTCGGTGCATGGAAACACCGTCGACCTCCAATTCCCTTCCAGGTCAGATACCAACCTAATTTGGACATGTTTTGCCATTCCTTCGTCATCTctgaatcaaaatcctggaactctgtaCCAAACGGCATTGTtgggcgtaccttcaccacatggactgcagtggttcaagaagaaggcccaccttcTTGAGTGCTTTTCCTCCTGTGCCTTGCAATTCTCTGTGATCTCAGAGATTCCTCAAAATTGAAATCCAGACTTTTCCCTTTTAATTATTCAAAGGATCTTCAAAGCATCCAGTATGTTTGCTGGGACAACCTGATGAGCCATTAATATTGGCAAGATTCCTCAGTAATAGTTCAGCTCACCAAGAGTTCTCGTGGATAAGAAACCACAACTATAGCTTCTGAAACAACAGAGGTATTTGTGCTTCAAACAATCATGCACCAGCCTAAGATGGGCAACTCCAAGGTGAGTTGGCAGTTTCTGACATTCTCCAAAGCCAATTGTTTTCCTTTCCCGCTGGCGTATAGCAGTTTTTAGGAATAGGGAGCAAGTACCGTCTGCACCTGCAACCAAACCCTTAGCTAGATAATGCAATGTGACGTCCTCTACCTTCTACTAAACAGCTTCATTATGTTTTCTATCTGTGTTTTCCAACCTCCTACGTAGAAGTATTCTTGCCACAGATGCAGACTCCACAGATGCTCCCATGAGGTTTTTGAGCGCACTGGATTTGTATGCTATTGGTCCTAGCCCAGAACAACTCTTGAGCATGATTGACAACAGACTTTAGCCAGCAAGAAAACATGTTTTTGGGTCATTATAAGCCAAAAGTAACGCTCAATGCAAATTTATAAGTAACGTCTTTATGCTTGTCAACAAATGGAATAAGCTGTCAGAGTAATATACCTTGTTGGCTTTGTTGAGCCCATTTGGAAGGGAAAGGGACAGGTTTTAAGTTTAATTattaaacacagggcttggtatggAGTTACAAGTAAATAAACTGGAATGGTCAGTCAAGTGCTTTTGTTTTTCGTGCTTTCTTCCTATACTCTCTGAACATTGCACAGATttggtggtggaggggtgggtggaaCAGCTTTGGTGCCCAGAATGGTAGGACCTGGTTTCTTGTTGTGGTTTTCCCCACGGTGAGTTCCTGGTTGCATGTGTTCTGTGGGGAGATGTAGAACAGAGACGAGGCACTTCCTTACAGTAATGGAGTGGAAGTCCCAGTCAGTTGCCTTGGCTTCCTCTCTCATTTTTTGGTATTAATTAAGTTAGTGCAGGTCTTGTACCAGGGaatgagcggtggggggggggggggggggggaattagggGATCGCAAAAAGATTGGTTACAAGCAACGGGGAGtgaatttttttgtgtttttttaaaaatcacatccACACGTTAAAATTAAATCTTGGTCTTCACAGTTGGAAATCATTATAAATTCATAAGACTTGTTGATACTGGGGCTACATATACCCCTTCTGTAAAGTAGAAACTGCTTAGCCCTGTAAATCAAATTTGAGTGAAAATAGAGTTCTGTAGTAAAAGATAAAAACTTATATGCAAGTCCgttcatgttttttttaaaactaaaTTGGTCAGTTTGTTTTGATTTTTAATCATCAACTTAGTTACTATgtaagaaggttttgggttcaagccaCTACAGTTTTGAGCGAACACTCGAGGCTGATAAGTGCAGTACTGCGGGCGTACAACATTGTCAGAGCCGTCTTGTGGACAAGGTGTTAAACCAAACCCCTGACTGCcagctcaaatggacgtaaaagatctcatggcagtaTTACAGATGAACAGCGAGTTCACATGCTATCCTGGATAACATTCCTCACACAACCTAAAAGAGATTATCTAGTCATTCGTTAATTTGCTGTTGTGGGTCTTCGCTGTGCAGAAATTGGTTGCCGTGCTTGCTTATgtaacaacagtgactataattcaaaaACAATCCATTGGTTGTAATGAGCTTTGGGTTGCCTTGCGGATATAAAAGGCATTGCGTAACTGCAAGATCGTTCTTAGTTGCTTTCATTTatagttcctattttctatgtttccatcaagagggagttagatatggcccttacggctaagggatcaaggggtatggagagaaagcaggaaaggggtactgaggtgagtgatcagctatgatattgaatggtggtgcaggctcgaagggccgaatggcctactcctgcacctattttctatgttttctatgtttctaagctatgGAGATAACTCTATTAAAACCTACATTTTTTTTCTCAAGATTCCCCAAATTATATCATTTTCAGTGGTAaatatttaaagaaagacttgcattcatataacgcCACCATTCCCCACCTTGAGATGTCccaagtgcttgacagccaattaaatactgttgtaatgtaggaagcgcagcagtcaatttgcacacagcaaggttctacAACAGCATTGTGATGACCAAAATGATCAGTTTTAgcactgttgattgtgggataaatattggccagaatgctGGGGAGAacagccctgctcttctttgaaatagtgccacgggatcttctacatccacctgaatgcgcggacgggacctcggtttaacgtttcatccgagtgAGTTTAAAAGATGCCCTTCTCGTGTGTTACATAGTTGTAGGACCAAAAACATCTGCAAACAATGCAGCTCAGCATTTTAAGGTGAATGATATAGGAATCAAATAATCATGGGAACTGGATTTATTTTTGTTCCAGCTCTTTTTGCTTTTGTCCAGTAGTTACTTCTACATTTTTATTTAGGAATTCTGTTATCTTTCTTCATACCTTTCATGAGATTTCATTGGGAAGTATAAGTACTTTAGTTATGTGATGAGTTGTGTGATTGACTTTGTCTTGTACTTTGTTCAGATTGTTGATACTTCACTGAAGAtttgccaccccccacccccccccccccctccgaatcCCCAACCCAACTCTTTAttgttttaattcattctcgggatatggatGATGCTGACAAGGCTGATATTTAATgtgcacccctaattgcccttgagaaggtggtgatgagccgtcaacttgaactgctgcagtccctcaatactgtTAGGTAGGGTGTTcccagattttgacccagcagtgaTGAAGGGCTGGCAATATATATCACAGTCAGAATCGTGTGTGTAACTTGACTCTCTCAACTTACTGAAACACAAACCATTGGACAACAGCAAAGACTTTGGTTTTAAGAAGGAATGCATCAGTATACCTTGGATGTAATAATTTTAAGTATATTGTAGTTAACTATATTGGTAGTTTAACATTATACTATAATTATCAGACGAGTAATGATAGTGATGATGGTGGGGAAGTGATGCATACAGATGATATATTTGTTTTTACTAATAGATACAGCCCAGATCTTTTAGAAAGGGTCTTTCGAATGGCAGAAGGTATTGATGTTGGTGACATAGGATCATGTGAGTTAGTTCCTGGGAGCGCAAATAACAAAAGATCCAATTCTGACAATGGTAAGTGAAGAATTCTGTCCTATGTTTACATAAAATTATGTTGTATTGCAACTTGGAAACAGGCAGTACATGCCCAACCAATCTGTGATTATCCTCCGCTCAAGCAGTGCAGCCCTAATCCCACGTGCCTGCCTTTTTCCAATATCCCTTTATTTTCCTTTTGTTCATTCACCCATCTAACTTATtcctaaatgttgacatggtctctacTTCACTCACTAAGTCTGGTAGACAGATTCTCAATCCTGTTTTTTGAAGTTTCACCTGCTTTCTGTTCTAATCTTATATTTATTGGATGTGTGCCAGTGTTGGGAATTGAATATTCAGTAGCTGTGTGAAGCTTCTCGGGTTGGTTAAGAGCATAGAGCTGCAGAGTTAAAGCTTCATCTGCTCCGCACCAACAGCCTTAATCTCAGAAAAGCAATTAAACCAGTATGATATTTGTTTCCAATAACAGCGATTGTTGTAGTCTTGAGTGAATTTGTCAATTTGTGCCAAATTGTGGGCAGTTTGTTTCATGGGCACACACCCACTAACAACTGGCTGGAAGATGTAATAATTGTATCTGCTGGTCAGTTTACGCTATTTCTATCCAAGAACTGTGGAAAAACGTTATGTAACTTGCACCAGATCCCAGTTCCCATTCTCATTCCTTTTAATttaatgtacttatgacaatggttCTTGTTGCCATAAtgcatttgattttttttaataacTAAAAATGCtgcatttttaaattatttttaaaccaAAATTCTCATCCCAAAGTGTAATCTTTTGAATGTAATTGATCCCTCAAATATGTATTCAAGGGGAAGCTtggtaaacacgagggagaaaggaatagaagaatatgttaaTGGGGTGTGATGAAGTAGGGTAgatggaggctcatgtggagcattaacaccggcacagagcagttggggcaaatggcctctttctgtgctgtaaatactgtgaatATGTTTAAAATGTTTTGATATTAACATTTATATTTCTTCCCCAAGTCTCTGATATGGGCTGAATCTTATTCTACAGAATTGTCCATTCTTATCGTAGTGCAAGCTCATTGGAACAATTTATATGTAAAGAATCAGCAACATATTTTGCCAGTAAAATATTAGATGTGTAGGATTTTCGCACAATTTTCAGTTTCCAGGACGTAGTACAGTTAACCTATGGCTAAATCTTGCTAATGATTAAAATAGGGACATCAATGTTTGAGCATCTATTGTGTAATAATGAGTCAACTTACGATATTCTGTGCGTGTATCGATTAGGCATTTGAGAAATGCGAATTCTGTAGATACTGAAGTGATTTTGGGTTTCTATTTACAGTATCTGGCATTCACGAATTTCAGCAAATGTAAATTTAAAAACATCGGAAAGGCCTCCAATGTGCTGTACGGGTTGAGATCTAAACCTGCGTATAATCTAGATAATTGCAATAGTAAGCTGAATGAAGGAAATGTATTTTATGCAGCAAGTAACTTTGCCAGTGTTTGTTTAAGTTTAACAACGAACACCTTAGTGAGGAAGATTATGCTGGAGTTCTTGAagttgtaacgagcaggatggataagggggaaccagtggatgtggtgtatttggatttctagaaggcattcgataagatgcaacataaaaggttactgcacaagataaaagttcacggtgttggggttaatatattatcatggatagaggattggctaactaacaaaacagtcgggataaaagggccattttccggttggcaaacagtgactagtggggtgccgcagggattggtgttgggtcttcaactatttaccgagtgtaatgtagccaagtttgctgatgatacaaagatgggtgggaaagcaaattgtgaggaggacacacaaaatcggcaaagggatatagacaggctaagtgagtgggcaaaaaattgtcagCTGGAataaaatgtgggaaaatatgaggttacccattttggcagaaaaaatagaaaagcatattataatttaaatggagaaaaattgtaaagtgttgcagtacagagagacctgggggtccttgtgcatgaaacacaaaaagttagtatgcaggtacagcaagtaatcggaaaggcaaatggaatgttggcctttattgcaagggggatggagtataaaagcagagaagtccagctacagttgtacagggcattggtgaggtcacacctagagtactgcgtacagtttgatctccatatttaaggaaggatatacttgcattagaggctgttcagagtaggttcactaggttgattctggagatgtgggggttgacttatgaagataagctgagtagattgggcctgtactcagtggagttcagaagaatgagtgatgatatcaaagcatataagataatgagggggctcgacaaggtggatgcagagaggatatttccactcataggagccatagtctcagaataaggggccacccatttaaaactgagaagtggaggaatttcttctgagggttgcaaatctgtggaaatctctgccccagagagctgtggaggctgggtcattgaatatattgaaggcggaaatggacacatttttgagcgataagggaataaagggttagggggaacgggcagggaagtggagctgagtccatgatatgatcagccatgatcttattgaatggcggagcaggctcgagaggctaggtggccggctcctgctcctatttcttacgttcttatgttcgaaGAGATTAACTTGAACTGTAGAGCTATCAACATAAGTGTTTGTTATGGTAGTCTGTAATTGAGATGTTGCTCCTTATGGACGTATCTCATTGCATTTCCATAGTTCATAAAAACAGCTAGGAGTTTTATCCTAAAGACGGTATTGAAATGGGCACATGCAATTTGACTGCAGAAAAAGGATCTTAGAAAGAGACCCCAACAGCACTGACCTAATAGATTGTTTCTTCACCCCCAGCTGTTGAGTTGGGTACTAGTTTAAGTTCTGGACATTTTACCTACCATTGTATGAATATTGGCAGATCAAAAAGACAAAAAATATTTAGGGGCACATTTTGCTGAAGTTTTCAAATTCGATTTAATtaataaattaaataaataaataaaagcaaTAATATGTTAATGCAAGGTAGACAATGTTTTGAAAATACTATCttaactgtctgtctctgtccacCCTCTTAGGTGAAAATCCAACGGCAAAGCGGAAACCTCCTTTATTCCGCCCTAGATTTCGGTTTGAGCCGGTAGCATTTGTTAGTAGCTCCACCACGGATGAGGATGAATTGAAGAAAAGGATAAACCAATCAGACAAGCCACGAAGGTGGGCAGATTTGGACGAAGATGGTGTCTCATCAAACTCTCTGATTAAAACTGAGGAGAACGCGGTGAAAACAGAATCTTGCCCCGCCGCAAAAGTGAATAAATCTAGCAAAAGTTCAAATGGTCCACTGCTTCCTGCCTCTTCTCAGAATTCTTCTTCATTTGATTATGACTCCTTGTACAAAAGCATCTTCACGGAGGCAGATGAAGCCAAAATTGGAAACCGTGTTAAAGGGATAAGCTGTTTAAGCACTTACATGTCTAAAATACAACAGAACTATTCTGCAAAATATGAGGCATATCATTCCAATCCGTCAGATCTTTATCCAACTATGAGGGGGCCTGATTTTTCTAAGACCCCAGTCGCCAATAAACAGGGCTACAAAGGCCTGGGCTTCACACAGACCAAGCGGTCAAAGGGTAGAAAATCGTCTAAGAAAAATGCCAGTAAGTCAGTACTTCCTGaacctctgcagcctttgacaggcaAGGCGGCGGCAGCTGGTGGGTTTTCTCCATCTGCGGTAAAGAGCCGACAGAATTTCTTTAATATGCTCCAGATATCTGTGTCAAGGAAGCTTAGTGCTATTGGAGGCTTCAGTAACCAGCTGAACCACAGTGATGTGCTAAGCAGCTGTATTCAGACGTGTAAAACAAACCCTCAGTATTTCTACGTCTCGCTGAAGGAGATACCTCCAGCTGATGTACCAAAAAACAAGAAAGTCTTGACCGATGGCTATGCTTGTGAGTTGAGGTGTCAAGGTGTTTACTTGTCTACAGGCTATGCTGGCAGCAAAATTGGAGCTCGAGATAGGGCCTCTGAGCAAGCCTTAAAATTGTTCCTTAAAGATGTGGTGGTTCAGGTTGTGAAGCGCAAGTGTAAAAGCAATTGCATCGACGACTTAATATTGTGTGAAGAAAACACGCCTCGAAATGACATTCCTCCTGCTCTCAAAAAGCCAGATGAGAAAATACCAAGCAAAGATACTGCCAATAAAGGAAATGAAACCAATAAACAGAGCAATCGACTTCCAAAGGAGCTGAAAAAGAAGGACTGGGTGGAATTTGTCATTTTGGAGACTGCAAAGAATGCTGTGTGCATCCTGAACAATTCGGCTCAATTCAACAGGATGACCGTGGATTACAAGTTTAAGCTGACACCCAGTCAGGTTTGGCAGTGCTGTGTTTTTGTAGAAGACCATTTTATTGCTGAGGCTTACGGAACCAAGAAGTTGGTGAAGCACACGGCGGCAGAGAAAGCTTTGGATATACTGAGGCAAACGCAGCCAGTTGTGAAATCAAGCAAACCAGGCAACACTGATGCAGCCATCTCTCGAAGTGCAATTCTTGGACGATCGGCAGAGGAAGCTCTTAAACAAAAGATCACCGAAGACAACATTGGCAATCAACTTTTACGAAAAATGGGTTGGAAGGGGGGTGGTTTAGGGAAAGAGGGTGAGGGTATTGCAGAGCCAATCATGGTAAAAGAACAGTTCAAGAGGGAGGGCCTGGGCTTAGAGATGAACAAGAGTGGTTCTAAATTAAACAAACGAGATATAGAAGATCTTATCAAAAATTATGCCCGCTCAGACAAGCAGGATGAGCTGACCTTTTCTAAAGAGCTGACCAACGACGAACGAATGCAAATCCACCAGATGGCTGCCAAGTATGGCCTCAAAAGTAAATCCTACGGGAAAGGAAAGGAGCGCTATTTGGTTGTGAGCAGAAAAGTACGTATAGATGATATTATGAACCAGCTTGCACAGGAAGGACAGGTTGGCCGATTTGAATTGGTAGTGCCGGGTTGTTCAAATTGATGCAGAACTCCACCCAATTTTTCCTTTATATTTATGTGCAGTTTTCTTCTGAAGCAATACTTTTTGCCCAGTAATCTGAGTTCAGTTATTGTAAATGGTTTCTCAATTGCAATAGAAGTTTATTTGCATCTTATTATTTACAAGTTTTGAGATTGTCATCAGTGAGGTAGATGTTCAAAACAAGGTATCCAAAATGAACTGTCTCAGTATTTCTGCATCACCTTTTTCCTTGTACAAAAATAACTGTTATTTACAAAAAATGGTAATAAACTGCCACTGTTGAAATTACTAGTGAACTAACAACTGTTTTAATGTGGTTCATCTCAATTAAGGGGAAAGGGTGAAATCCATTAAATATGACGGTTGATCTTGAATGCTAGTGTATATTTTTTAATATTTGTtttagatggggtggggggggtggtctcTGATGTACATGTCGCACTAGTTTTTAGATTCTCCTCATCACCTCCC is from Pristiophorus japonicus isolate sPriJap1 chromosome 6, sPriJap1.hap1, whole genome shotgun sequence and encodes:
- the nkrf gene encoding NF-kappa-B-repressing factor isoform X3, which gives rise to MAAGVESQAGPKLQLAESVEQYRGLSESDKHWRIRRQFIVRHLRNYPGSRTEQLLALSMVWSNHVFLGCRYSPDLLERVFRMAEGIDVGDIGSCELVPGSANNKRSNSDNGENPTAKRKPPLFRPRFRFEPVAFVSSSTTDEDELKKRINQSDKPRRWADLDEDGVSSNSLIKTEENAVKTESCPAAKVNKSSKSSNGPLLPASSQNSSSFDYDSLYKSIFTEADEAKIGNRVKGISCLSTYMSKIQQNYSAKYEAYHSNPSDLYPTMRGPDFSKTPVANKQGYKGLGFTQTKRSKGRKSSKKNASKSVLPEPLQPLTGKAAAAGGFSPSAVKSRQNFFNMLQISVSRKLSAIGGFSNQLNHSDVLSSCIQTCKTNPQYFYVSLKEIPPADVPKNKKVLTDGYACELRCQGVYLSTGYAGSKIGARDRASEQALKLFLKDVVVQVVKRKCKSNCIDDLILCEENTPRNDIPPALKKPDEKIPSKDTANKGNETNKQSNRLPKELKKKDWVEFVILETAKNAVCILNNSAQFNRMTVDYKFKLTPSQVWQCCVFVEDHFIAEAYGTKKLVKHTAAEKALDILRQTQPVVKSSKPGNTDAAISRSAILGRSAEEALKQKITEDNIGNQLLRKMGWKGGGLGKEGEGIAEPIMVKEQFKREGLGLEMNKSGSKLNKRDIEDLIKNYARSDKQDELTFSKELTNDERMQIHQMAAKYGLKSKSYGKGKERYLVVSRKMALKVFILGIHRYQQTFGTLSSHSV
- the nkrf gene encoding NF-kappa-B-repressing factor isoform X1, with the translated sequence MAAGVESQAGPKLQLAESVEQYRGLSESDKHWRIRRQFIVRHLRNYPGSRTEQLLALSMVWSNHVFLGCRYSPDLLERVFRMAEGIDVGDIGSCELVPGSANNKRSNSDNGENPTAKRKPPLFRPRFRFEPVAFVSSSTTDEDELKKRINQSDKPRRWADLDEDGVSSNSLIKTEENAVKTESCPAAKVNKSSKSSNGPLLPASSQNSSSFDYDSLYKSIFTEADEAKIGNRVKGISCLSTYMSKIQQNYSAKYEAYHSNPSDLYPTMRGPDFSKTPVANKQGYKGLGFTQTKRSKGRKSSKKNASKSVLPEPLQPLTGKAAAAGGFSPSAVKSRQNFFNMLQISVSRKLSAIGGFSNQLNHSDVLSSCIQTCKTNPQYFYVSLKEIPPADVPKNKKVLTDGYACELRCQGVYLSTGYAGSKIGARDRASEQALKLFLKDVVVQVVKRKCKSNCIDDLILCEENTPRNDIPPALKKPDEKIPSKDTANKGNETNKQSNRLPKELKKKDWVEFVILETAKNAVCILNNSAQFNRMTVDYKFKLTPSQVWQCCVFVEDHFIAEAYGTKKLVKHTAAEKALDILRQTQPVVKSSKPGNTDAAISRSAILGRSAEEALKQKITEDNIGNQLLRKMGWKGGGLGKEGEGIAEPIMVKEQFKREGLGLEMNKSGSKLNKRDIEDLIKNYARSDKQDELTFSKELTNDERMQIHQMAAKYGLKSKSYGKGKERYLVVSRKCGIGLRRKNVTGGIVLFLVTQATRTHDACFWKF
- the nkrf gene encoding NF-kappa-B-repressing factor isoform X2, which codes for MAAGVESQAGPKLQLAESVEQYRGLSESDKHWRIRRQFIVRHLRNYPGSRTEQLLALSMVWSNHVFLGCRYSPDLLERVFRMAEGIDVGDIGSCELVPGSANNKRSNSDNGENPTAKRKPPLFRPRFRFEPVAFVSSSTTDEDELKKRINQSDKPRRWADLDEDGVSSNSLIKTEENAVKTESCPAAKVNKSSKSSNGPLLPASSQNSSSFDYDSLYKSIFTEADEAKIGNRVKGISCLSTYMSKIQQNYSAKYEAYHSNPSDLYPTMRGPDFSKTPVANKQGYKGLGFTQTKRSKGRKSSKKNASKSVLPEPLQPLTGKAAAAGGFSPSAVKSRQNFFNMLQISVSRKLSAIGGFSNQLNHSDVLSSCIQTCKTNPQYFYVSLKEIPPADVPKNKKVLTDGYACELRCQGVYLSTGYAGSKIGARDRASEQALKLFLKDVVVQVVKRKCKSNCIDDLILCEENTPRNDIPPALKKPDEKIPSKDTANKGNETNKQSNRLPKELKKKDWVEFVILETAKNAVCILNNSAQFNRMTVDYKFKLTPSQVWQCCVFVEDHFIAEAYGTKKLVKHTAAEKALDILRQTQPVVKSSKPGNTDAAISRSAILGRSAEEALKQKITEDNIGNQLLRKMGWKGGGLGKEGEGIAEPIMVKEQFKREGLGLEMNKSGSKLNKRDIEDLIKNYARSDKQDELTFSKELTNDERMQIHQMAAKYGLKSKSYGKGKERYLVVSRKVRIDDIMNQLAQEGQVGRFELVVPGCSN